A single Trypanosoma brucei gambiense DAL972 chromosome 9, complete sequence DNA region contains:
- a CDS encoding spermidine synthase, putative, translating to MPGPGLLADGWFREENGQWPGQAMSFKVEEVLHDAPTKFQHLSIFETDPKGPWGTVMTLDGCIQLTDFDEFVYHEMLSHTPLCAHPDPVDVLIIGGGDGGVMREVLRHGTVKRCVLVDIDGDVIEASKKYFPQISSGFSDPRADVRVGDGVAFVREAASESFDVVIIDTTDPDGPAAELFGEKFYRDVLRILKPRGICCNQGESVWLNRNLIEGMADFIKNKVGFASVKYAMIYTPTYPCGSIGSLICSKVAGVDVTQPVRPVESMPFAGELKYYDSDVHKAAFVLPRFARHLNQNYS from the coding sequence ATGCCTGGACCCGGTCTTCTTGCTGACGGATGGTTTCGTGAGGAAAATGGGCAGTGGCCCGGTCAAGCAATGTCCTTTAAGGTTGAAGAGGTTCTACACGATGCTCCAACAAAGTTCCAGCACCTGTCGATTTTCGAGACCGATCCCAAAGGGCCGTGGGGCACCGTCATGACGCTTGACGGTTGCATCCAACTTACAGACTTCGATGAGTTTGTTTACCACGAAATGTTGAGCCACACCCCTCTCTGTGCTCATCCCGATCCCGTGGATGTCCTCATCATTGGGGGTGGGGATGGTGGTGTCATGCGCGAAGTTCTGCGCCACGGCACTGTCAAGCGGTGCGTTCTCGTTGATATTGATGGTGACGTGATTGAGGCAAGCAAGAAATATTTTCCTCAGATTTCGAGCGGTTTCTCTGACCCAAGGGCTGATGTGCGGGTAGGGGACGGCGTTGCATTTGTGAGGGAGGCGGCAAGTGAAAGTTTTGACGTGGTTATTATCGACACCACAGACCCTGACGGCCCCGCAGCTGAGTTGTTTGGGGAGAAGTTTTATCGGGACGTGCTGCGCATCCTGAAACCACGCGGCATCTGTTGTAATCAAGGAGAGTCTGTTTGGTTGAATCGCAACCTAATTGAAGGGATGGCCGACTTTATTAAAAACAAGGTGGGTTTTGCCTCCGTAAAGTACGCTATGATTTACACCCCTACGTACCCATGCGGAAGCATTGGTTCTCTCATATGTTCCAAGGTGGCTGGCGTGGATGTGACCCAACCCGTGCGTCCCGTCGAGTCGATGCCTTTTGCGGGTGAACTGAAGTACTACGACTCGGACGTCCATAAGGCGGCATTTGTGTTACCACGCTTTGCCCGCCATCTCAACCAAAACTATTCttga
- a CDS encoding ubiquitin carrier protein, putative, with the protein MTLTPRIIKETEKMRKDPPEGITATPSPENPRHFHVTIRGPPQSSYEGGIFELELFLPEEYPMVPLKVRFLTRIYHPNVDKLGRICLDVIKDKWSPALQIAQVLLSIQLLMASPNPDDPLDNEVAGAWKRNEAEAMKVAREWTKKYANKA; encoded by the coding sequence atgACGCTAACACCTCGTATTATTaaagaaacggaaaagaTGCGGAAGGACCCACCGGAAGGCATTACCGCAACGCCCTCCCCTGAGAACCCACGTCATTTCCATGTGACAATTCGTGGCCCTCCACAAAGCAGTTATGAAGGTGGCATTTTTGAACTTGAACTTTTCCTCCCGGAAGAGTACCCGATGGTACCATTGAAGGTGCGGTTTCTTACACGTATTTATCATCCCAACGTGGATAAGTTGGGACGCATTTGCCTCGACGTCATCAAAGACAAATGGTCCCCAGCGCTACAAATTGCTCAAGTACTCCTCAGCATTCAACTATTGATGGCCAGTCCAAACCCCGATGATCCGCTTGACAATGAAGTGGCAGGAGCATGGAAACGTAATGAAGCTGAAGCCATGAAGGTTGCACGGGAATGGACAAAGAAATACGCCAACAAGGCGTga
- a CDS encoding nascent polypeptide associated complex subunit,putative, with translation MSANDVQNPPVEDDEVPTLEAADTQQASKPSKRYAKAMAKMGLKPEPNISKVHIRKRAALSFVVNQPEVYRFPGTNTFLIFGEAQLGDTTMQTQEAAARAVSGALVEEVGTAGEETSELAGETPAAAAPSESKQTPDDVEIVEGEFDDKEIAVVMAQGKTDRIGAIRALRNNKGDIVNAIMELTMDPN, from the coding sequence ATGAGCGCTAACGATGTTCAAAACCCTCCAGTGGAAGACGACGAGGTCCCAACCCTCGAAGCCGCTGACACTCAACAGGCTTCCAAGCCATCCAAGCGCTACGCAAAGGCTATGGCCAAGATGGGTTTGAAACCTGAGCCAAACATCTCTAAGGTACACATTCGCAAACGTGCGGCGCTCTCTTTTGTGGTGAACCAACCCGAGGTGTACCGCTTTCCAGGAACCAACACATTCCTAATCTTTGGTGAAGCTCAGCTTGGCGACACAACGATGCAAACGCAGGAAGCCGCAGCTCGCGCGGTGTCTGGCGCCcttgtggaggaggtggGAACTGCAGGAGAGGAAACCTCTGAGCTTGCTGGTGAAACTCCTGCAGCAGCTGCCCCATCTGAGAGCAAACAGACTCCCGACGATGTCGAGATTGTGGAAGGCGAATTCGACGATAAGGAGATTGCTGTGGTTATGGCACAAGGCAAAACGGACCGCATTGGAGCAATCCGCGCCCTTCGGAACAACAAGGGAGATATCGTCAATGCTATCATGGAACTGACGATGGATCCCAACTGA
- a CDS encoding nascent polypeptide associated complex subunit,putative has translation MSANDVQNPPVEDDEVPTLEAADTQQASKPSKRYAKAMAKMGLKPEPNISKVHIRKRAALSFVVNQPEVYRFPGTNTFLIFGEAQLGDTTMQTQEAAARAVSGALVEEVGTAGEETSQLAGETPAAAAPSESKQTPDDVEIVEGEFDDKEIAVVMAQGKTDRIGAIRALRNNKGDIVNAIMELTMDPN, from the coding sequence ATGAGCGCTAACGATGTTCAAAACCCTCCAGTGGAAGACGACGAGGTCCCAACCCTCGAAGCCGCTGACACTCAACAGGCTTCCAAGCCATCCAAGCGCTACGCAAAGGCTATGGCCAAGATGGGTTTGAAACCTGAGCCAAACATCTCTAAGGTACACATTCGCAAACGTGCGGCGCTCTCTTTTGTGGTGAACCAACCCGAGGTGTACCGCTTTCCAGGAACCAACACATTCCTAATCTTTGGTGAAGCTCAGCTTGGCGACACAACGATGCAAACGCAGGAAGCCGCAGCTCGCGCGGTGTCTGGCGCCcttgtggaggaggtggGAACTGCAGGAGAGgaaacctctcagcttgctGGTGAAACTCCTGCAGCAGCTGCCCCATCTGAGAGCAAACAGACTCCCGACGATGTCGAGATTGTGGAAGGCGAATTCGACGATAAGGAGATTGCTGTGGTTATGGCACAAGGCAAAACGGACCGCATTGGAGCAATCCGCGCCCTTCGGAACAACAAGGGAGATATCGTCAATGCTATCATGGAACTGACGATGGATCCCAACTGA
- a CDS encoding T. brucei spp.-specific protein, which translates to MKGYGTLMFFLLAGVILLAFTGRVDADTCTLKKKSGGLEAVIENGDHFMSGRHTWMICNSSGTKEEEKIKWFCDALENDNPASIVLRRLSWSDEVSNITVCKTKVQEKKENLEQEAAKLRKMIDEEENEHKRLRAESEEADQSKQECWKKVGIVTKEDGKIWNLTNESAWLDTLMEKETRECENGKYEAMEEYECKLERMDKEIRNVNRTLELKKQQLEMLKLNIKECPTCDAGTCWDDVKIKENLDKLYGKDGWMNTGSNVKCYPKVFREIIKNVTEACKNLWK; encoded by the coding sequence ATGAAAGGGTATGGGACActtatgtttttcttgttggcGGGGGTAATATTATTGGCTTTCACAGGGAGAGTGGACGCGGATACCTGCActttaaagaagaaaagcggAGGTCTTGAGGCTGTCATTGAAAATGGTGATCACTTTATGAGTGGACGTCACACGTGGATGATATGCAACAGCAGCGGgacaaaggaggaggagaaaattAAGTGGTTTTGTGATGCCCTGGAAAACGATAATCCCGCTAGTATTGTCCTGCGCAGATTAAGTTGGAGCGACGAAGTGAGTAACATAACTGTttgcaaaacaaaagtgcaggagaagaaggagaacCTTGAGCAGGAAGCAGCGAAACTCCGGAAGATGAttgatgaagaagaaaatgagcaTAAGCGTCTTCGAGCAGAGAGTGAGGAGGCGGATCAATCAAAACAGGAATGTTGGAAGAAGGTTGGAATAGTTACTAAGGAGGACGGTAAGATATGGAACCTTACGAATGAAAGTGCATGGCTGGACACGCTTATGGAAAAAGAGACGAGAGAGTGCGAAAACGGGAAGTATGAAGCGATGGAAGAATACGAATGTAAACTGGAAAGAATGGACAAAGAAATCAGAAATGTGAATAGGACATTGGAACTAAAGAAACAGCAATTGGAAATGCTTAAGTTGAACATTAAAGAGTGTCCCACATGTGACGCTGGGACTTGCTGGGATGAtgtgaaaataaaggaaaatttGGATAAACTATATGGAAAAGATGGATGGATGAATACGGGGTCAAACGTGAAGTGTTATCCAAAAGTGTTTAGGGAAATCATTAAAAATGTTACGGAAGCATGTAAAAACTTATGGAAATAA
- a CDS encoding chaperone protein DNAj, putative: MLGRKCSGSLYTLMEVNENATPQEIKRAYHRLALILHPDKTDGTTTEQFTRLQEAYSILSDEQQRRTYNTFGREGVATLNKLNEMNVPVNPSAFRFLCFLVMMLILLLLLQLELVVVRLDYELSWKWPVVFIPLWIALAPPTLLALGLLAAGIKQLDFLCVCVGVEILLFVGSIATFVAGLCGALSWPVALSPAIAFYAVRVLHIIPHLFPSRFVQNSEDGSGEVTFSRKKYCLFVLMVLFEEGCAIAFFTLLMLRAMQKSEESKDEPLSFWIVFSPLIACLGLKALLHLCFCMICSKVEQPNQQASQKSTSAFLFVVYSSMIYVACMIAAKANVEINKWTDGFNPSAAVAVIPIQVIFISLFLASVIMFCTASRVYEAMLFGVANEEDDAERGATTPLSPRNTGGSNSFRCETVPGEHQQRKQGADEVV; encoded by the coding sequence ATGCTGGGTCGAAAATGCAGTGGCTCTCTGTACACACTTATGGAAGTGAACGAAAATGCCACGCCACAGGAAATTAAGCGTGCGTACCATCGACTAGCACTCATTCTTCACCCCGATAAAACGGATGGCACAACCACAGAGCAGTTCACTCGTTTGCAAGAGGCGTACAGCATCCTTAGCGATGAGCAGCAACGACGCACGTACAACACCTTTGGAAGGGAGGGCGTTGCTACCCTAAACAAACTTAATGAAATGAACGTACCTGTGAACCCGTCCGCCTTCCGTTTCCTGTGTTTCCTTGTTATGATGTTGATACTACTACTGTTACTCCAGTTAgagcttgttgttgttcgaTTGGACTACGAATTGAGTTGGAAATGGCCCGTGGTGTTTATTCCTCTTTGGATTGCCCTGGCACCCCCCACATTACTCGCTTTAGGTTTGTTGGCTGCTGGAATCAAACAGTTGGACTttttatgtgtatgtgtcgGGGTTGAAATCCTACTATTCGTTGGTAGTATTGCAACATTCGTTGCTGGGTTGTGCGGTGCGCTGTCATGGCCTGTTGCCCTTTCGCCGGCCATAGCGTTTTACGCAGTGCGTGTCCTTCATATCATACCTCATCTGTTCCCGTCAAGGTTTGTGCAGAATTCCGAAGATGGCAGCGGAGAGGTGACGTTTTCGCGCAAGAAATATTGTCTGTTTGTTCTCATGGTGTTATTTGAGGAGGGGTGTGCTATTGCCTTCTTCACGCTTCTAATGCTTCGTGCTATGCAAAagagtgaggaaagtaagGACGAACCACTTTCCTTTTGGATTGTGTTCTCCCCACTCATTGCGTGTCTTGGTTTGAAGGCGCTGCTTCACTTATGTTTCTGCATGATCTGTAGCAAAGTGGAGCAGCCAAACCAGCAAGCATCTCAGAAGAGTACCTCTGCGTTTCTTTTCGTGGTTTACAGCAGTATGATATATGTGGCATGCATGATTGCGGCAAAAGCCAATGTTGAGATTAACAAATGGACTGACGGCTTTAATCCTTCAGCAGCTGTTGCGGTGATACCCATACAAGTCATCTTTATCTCCTTATTTCTTGCATCAGTCATCATGTTTTGCACCGCATCTCGGGTATACGAAGCCATGTTGTTTGGGGTTGCGAATGAGGAAGACGATGCTGAACGTGGGGCAACCACACCACTGTCTCCACGCAACACGGGTGGATCTAACAGCTTTAGGTGTGAAACAGTACCGGGCGAACATCAGCAGAGGAAACAGGGGGCTGATGAAGTGGTGTGA
- a CDS encoding 60S ribosomal protein L10, putative, whose amino-acid sequence MARRPARCYRFCKNKPYPKSRFCRGVPDPRIRTFDIGKRRAPVDEFPVCVHVVSRELEQISSEALEAARIQANKYMVKRANKECFHMRIRAHPFHVLRINKMLSCAGADRLQTGMRQSYGKPNGTCARVRIGQILLSMRTKDTYVPQALESLRRAKMKFPGRQIIVISKYWGFTNILRNEYEELRDAGKLQQRGLHVKLITPKGKITPYNIMA is encoded by the coding sequence ATGGCTCGCCGTCCCGCACGTTGCTACCGCTTCTGCAAGAACAAACCGTATCCTAAGTCACGCTTCTGTCGTGGTGTACCGGACCCGAGGATTCGCACCTTCGACATTGGTAAGCGCCGTGCGCCAGTGGATGAGTTCCCCGTGTGTGTCCATGTTGTGTCCCGTGAACTAGAGCAAATCTCATCTGAGGCATTGGAAGCTGCCCGTATTCAGGCTAACAAGTATATGGTGAAGCGTGCCAACAAGGAATGTTTCCACATGCGTATCCGCGCCCATCCGTTCCACGTACTTCGCATCAACAAAATGCTTTCGTGTGCTGGCGCCGATCGTCTGCAGACGGGCATGCGGCAGTCGTACGGCAAACCGAATGGGACCTGCGCCCGCGTGCGGATTGGTCAGATCCTCTTGTCTATGAGGACAAAGGACACATACGTCCCACAGGCACTGGAGTCTCTTCGCCGTGCTAAGATGAAGTTCCCTGGTAGGCAAATCATTGTGATATCGAAATATTGGGGCTTTACAAACATCCTCCGAAATGAGTACGAGGAGTTACGTGACGCAGGGAAGTTGCAACAACGCGGCCTCCACGTGAAGCTGATCACACCAAAGGGTAAGATCACCCCATACAACATCATGGCCTAA
- a CDS encoding T. brucei spp.-specific protein — protein sequence MVNLVTLMEMCLQRRYANAVFHAICYKVVRRMRILFGVLLLISCLSASASDDPCYYTKWMNEGKTDNLKNLSSKGGEEFFENDKKWIFCDSLNYRIRRNFWNCSNEKTLNELVEDHESLRNEVVKGDLCNQTVATKTELQVKNVTDLKTELDKKKAETELLKLNHTTKTNASNECKKLLTKLKNSNATVTTLEAYNREKENKIKRKNQQCNSDIKEITAPLEVQLEKKAAVLNHLKQQVETVTQKLQEEMKENSCSVCSAETCYSTPSVKAELDKKYLENSWLNLTAAQREKCLLDDAMLLPMLSYMRRKPFDGAYAYNQNVDMMEKLFALVITFFCFLI from the coding sequence ATGGTAAATTTGGTAACTCTCATGGAAATGTGTTTACAGAGGAGATATGCGAATGCTGTGTTTCATGCTATCTGCTATAAGGTGGTTAGGAGAATGCGAATACTATTTGGAGTTTTGTTGCTCATTTCTTGCTTAAGCGCATCGGCGAGCGATGATCCCTGCTATTATACAAAGTGGATGAACGAGGGAAAGACGGACAATCTGAAAAACCTCTCTTCGAAGGGTGGAGAAgaattttttgaaaatgatAAGAAGTGGATATTTTGTGATTCTTTGAATTATCGTATAAGGCGAAACTTTTGGAACTGCAGCAACGAAAAAACTTTGAATGAATTGGTTGAGGATCACGAGTCTTTACGAAATGAAGTGGTTAAGGGAGACTTGTGCAACCAAACAGTAGCCACCAAAACGGAGTTGCAGGTGAAAAATGTTACAGATTTGAAAACTGAGCttgacaaaaagaaagctgAGACAGAGCTCCTCAAACTGAACCACACAACGAAGACGAACGCAAGTAATGAATGCAAAAAATTGCTCACAAAATTAAAGAATTCGAATGCTACTGTTACAACCCTTGAAGCCTACAAtcgcgaaaaagaaaacaaaataaagaggaagaacCAACAGTGCAACAGTGACATTAAGGAAATCACTGCTCCTCTAGAGGTAcaattggaaaaaaaagctgcaGTTCTCAACCATTTAAAACAACAAGTAGAGACAGTAACACAGAAGCTacaggaggaaatgaaggaaaacagTTGCAGTGTTTGCTCTGCCGAAACATGTTACAGCACTCCCAGCGTAAAGGCGGAACTTGACAAAAAGTATCTTGAAAACTCATGGCTAAATCTTACTGCGGCACAGAGGGAGAAATGTCTTCTCGATGATGCAATGTTGCTACCAATGTTATCTTACATGAGGAGGAAACCCTTTGATGGTGCTTATGCTTATAACCAAAATGTAGACATGATGGAAAAATTATTTGCACTCGTAAttacttttttctgctttcttaTTTGA